CTTATTCAGATGCAATGGATGCTGATACAGTGATGAGAATGGATCAAAAGGGAAAACGAGATCATCAACTTCTGAGTATGAAGCAAAAAGAACATCAAGTATCTCCAAATAAGAGTCTATTAAAGAAAGAGCTAAGTAATGCCTCTGAGCTTAGCTCGTGTATCTCTCCAGGGTCAGAGACAAGTTCAAAGCTTTTATCTGAGGCATCTAGCACAGTTGAATGTCAAGATAGGAGGCGTGATATCGAAGGCGAATGTTCAAGTCCGGTAACTGTGGTTGAAAGGAACCAAAATTTTGTTGAGAAACCATCTTTGTTGGATAAAAATATTCACATTTTGACATCTAAAAAGGGAAGAGATGCTTCCCCTAACCGGCGGTTTAGCTTCAGTTTTAGTCAGATGAGTAGAAGTTTCAGTTCCAAAGAAAGCTCATCTCATGCTTCAGCTAAATCAGGTCCTTTGACATTCAACGACTCAGTTTACCCCAATCACCACCCAACCAGAACAAAGCCAAAGGGTCACAGCAGAACAAGATCGGGTCCTATATTAATACCCAAAACCGAAAAAAGGAATGTCCCATTACAAGTAGCTTCAAAACCTTCTTCCAACACAACACCACCAACCATGGAGAAGAACCAATGCAGATCAAGAGTTCACGCTCTTTTGCAATTCACATTGAGAAAGGGTATCAACTTGTTTCAGTTTGTGGTTGGAGACAACAACAGCAATAATGTTCTTGCCGCCACCATGAAGAGTTCAGATTCTTCTACACGGTCTTACACATTGTACACCGTCAACGAAGTCAAGAACAAGAGTGGGAACTGGTTAGGCCGCAACAAGAATGAACATCCATTTGTACATACAACAATTGGTCATATNNNNNNNNNNNNNNNNNNNNNNNNNNNNNNNNNNNNNNNNNNNNNNNNNNNNNNNNNNNNNNNNNNNNNNNNNNNNNNNNNNNNNNNNNNNNNNNNNNNNNNNNNNNNNNNNNNNNNNNNNNNNNNNNNNNNNNNNNNNNNNNNNNNNNNNNNNNNNNNNNNNNNNNNNNNNNNNNNNNNNNNNNNNNNNNNNNNNNNNNNNNNNNNNNNNNNNNNNNNNNNNNNNNNNNNNNNNNNNNNNNNNNNNNNNNNNNNNNNNNNNNNNNNNNNNNNNNNNNNNNNNNNNNNNNNNNNNNNNNNNNNNNNNNNNNNNNNNNNNNNNNNNNNNNNNNNNNNNNNNNNNNNNNNNNNNNNNNNNNNNNNNNNNNNNNNNNNNNNNNNNNNNNNNNNNNNNNNNNNNNNNNNNNNNNNNNNNNNNNNNNNNNNNNNNNNNNNNNNNNNNNNNNNNNNNNNNNNNNNNNNNNNNNNNNNNNNNNNNNNNNNNNNNNNNNNNNNNNNNNNNNNNNNNNNNNNNNNNNNNNNNNNNNNNNNNNNNNNNNNNNNNNNNNNNNNNNNNNNNNNNNNNNNNNNNNNNNNNNNNNNNNNNNNNNNNNNNNNNNNNNNNNNNNNNNNNNNNNNNNNNNNNNNNNNNNNNNNNNNNNNNNNNNNNNNNNNNNNNNNNNNNNNNNNNNNNNNNNNNNNNNNNNNNNNNNNNNNNNNNNNNNNNNNNNNNNNNNNNNNNNNNNNNNNNNNNNNNNNNNNNNNNNNNNNNNNNNNNNNNNNNNNNNNNNNNNNNNNNNNNNNNNNNNNNNNNNNNNNNNNNNNNNNNNNNNNNNNNNNNNNNNNNNNNNNNNNNNNNNNNNNNNNNNNNNNNNNNNNNNNNNNNNNNNNNNNNNNNNNNNNNNNNNNNNNNNNNNNNNNNNNNNNNNNNNNNNNNNNNNNNNNNNNNNNNNNNNNNNNNNNNNNNNNNNNNNNNNNNNNNNNNNNNNNNNNNNNNNNNNNNNNNNNNNNNNNNNNNNNNNNNNNNNNNNNNNNNNNNNNNNNNNNNNNNNNNNNNNNNNNNNNNNNNNNNNNNNNNNNNNNNNNNNNNNNNNNNNNNNNNNNNNNNNNNNNNNNNNNNNNNNNNNNNNNNNNNNNNNNNNNNNNNNNNNNNNNNNNNNNNNNNNNNNNNNNNNNNNNNNNNNNNNNNNNNNNNNNNNNNNNNNNNNNNNNNNNNNNNNNNNNNNNNNNNNNNNNNNNNNNNNNNNNNNNNNNNNNNNNNNNNNNNNNNNNNNNNNNNNNNNNNNNNNNNNNNNNNNNNNNNNNNNNNNNNNNNNNNNNNNNNNNNNNNNNNNNNNNNNNNNNNNNNNNNNNNNNNNNNNNNNNNNNNNNNNNNNNNNNNNNNNNNNNNNNNNNNNNNNNNNNNNNNNNNNNNNNNNNNNNNNNNNNNNNNNNNNNNNNNNNNNNNNNNNNNNNNNNNNNNNNNNNNNNNNNNNNNNNNNNNNNNNNNNNNNNNNNNNNNNNNNNNNNNNNNNNNNNNNNNNNNNNNNNNNNNNNNNNNNNNNNNNNNNNNNNNNNNNNNNNNNNNNNNNNNNNNNNNNNNNNNNNNNNNNNNNNNNNNNNNNNNNNNNNNNNNNNNNNNNNNNNNNNNNGCCACCATGAAGAGTTCAGATTCTTCTACACGGTCTTACACATTGTACACCGTCAACGAAGTCAAGAACAAGAGTGGGAACTGGTTAGGCCGCAACAAGAATGAACATCCATTTGTACATACAACAATTGGTCATATAAAGACTGTTACTTCTTCAACCTCAGACTCATCAATCCACAAATCAGAATCTGTTCTGTTCGGTCCTTCAACCAACGAGGAGCTTGCAGCAATTGTTCAGACAAGAAACATGAGTCAGAGACATAGCAAAACTACAATTATACTCCCAAGTGGAGTTCACACATTGCCTAAAGACAGTAACGATGCCCCTTTACCGTTGATTGAGCGGTGGAAGTCAGGTGGAGCATGCGACTGCGGTGGTTGGGACATCGGTTGTAAGCTCCGTGTCATCTCTAATGATCATTCAAAGTCTCACACTTTCTCCTCAAGCTTTCAACTTTTTGATCAGGTAAACTAACTCGTTCTGTTTAAGCACacttttgatgagttttgagACATCTTTAACATCTGATTGAGTTTCTCCACAGGAAAGAGACGAGCCAGCATTCAAAATAGTTAGCCACGGCGATGAACTCCACTCGGTTGAGTTCGGCTCATCGATCTCTCTTTTGGAAGCGTTCTTTATCTCGTTGGCTGTGACCAGTCATCAGAGTTGGTGtcagaaggaggaagaagaagcagcagttTTGATCGGAGATGGTCTGTTAAAGAGAGAAACACCGGCGAAATACGCAACAAACCCACCGGTTTCTCCAATCGGTCGGGTCTAGAGGCAGAGAAGAAGCTTACTGGGCTAGACTGTGTTGGATCTGAT
The sequence above is drawn from the Camelina sativa cultivar DH55 chromosome 4, Cs, whole genome shotgun sequence genome and encodes:
- the LOC104782220 gene encoding uncharacterized protein LOC104782220, which encodes MVRQQKASKVHEDRYPSCQGKDELVKHDMLDPPRYLRRTREDFRGKALSFGVLDWKQLEKWKDTNAEGSKGSSCCSYEETAASSLELDLSTGVVKRLEVDLKSQQHMRNHSFSLRSQAYSDAMDADTVMRMDQKGKRDHQLLSMKQKEHQVSPNKSLLKKELSNASELSSCISPGSETSSKLLSEASSTVECQDRRRDIEGECSSPVTVVERNQNFVEKPSLLDKNIHILTSKKGRDASPNRRFSFSFSQMSRSFSSKESSSHASAKSGPLTFNDSVYPNHHPTRTKPKGHSRTRSGPILIPKTEKRNVPLQVASKPSSNTTPPTMEKNQCRSRVHALLQFTLRKGINLFQFVVGDNNSNNVLAATMKSSDSSTRSYTLYTVNEVKNKSGNWLGRNKNEHPFVHTTIGHIKTVTSSTSDSSIHKSESVLFGPSTNEELAAIVQTRNMSQRHSKTTIILPSGVHTLPKDSNDAPLPLIERWKSGGACDCGGWDIGCKLRVISNDHSKSHTFSSSFQLFDQERDEPAFKIVSHGDELHSVEFGSSISLLEAFFISLAVTSHQSWCQKEEEEAAVLIGDGLLKRETPAKYATNPPVSPIGRV